A portion of the Cellulophaga algicola DSM 14237 genome contains these proteins:
- a CDS encoding DUF3078 domain-containing protein, whose protein sequence is MQLNSLKLTAFLFLFLCVSKISAQDSIPEPQEIDSIAIDTIVIRSFQNQIKNIPRGANLTNPVISFKKTKPLKNKYQRFKIPSFWDIENKIGMNFSEVAFVNWNAGGNNSISGAANAKFVRNYKFRYIQWNNDLEVRYGLNAQEDRELRKTEDVIRFSSTFGYRKDTITNWYYSVKMNFNTQFSNGYKYPDTESPISTFMAPGYLFLGAGTSYIPEGKKFNLYISPVTQKATFVLDQALANNGSFGVKKAVKDAEGNILEKGQNVYMELGFLITNTWEKEIMTNVFMNHRISLYTDYLNSLGNIDVDWELNFNLKVNKYITSTIGTQVIFDDDILFDEVTDDDGNITQKGVPKIQFKQILGVGLSYDF, encoded by the coding sequence ATGCAACTAAATAGTCTGAAATTAACCGCTTTCTTATTCCTATTCTTGTGTGTATCTAAAATTAGTGCTCAGGACAGCATCCCTGAGCCTCAAGAAATAGATTCTATTGCTATAGACACAATTGTTATACGTTCATTTCAAAACCAAATTAAAAATATCCCTAGAGGTGCTAATTTAACCAATCCCGTAATATCATTTAAAAAGACAAAACCGCTAAAAAACAAATACCAAAGATTCAAAATTCCATCCTTTTGGGATATTGAAAATAAGATTGGTATGAATTTTAGTGAGGTGGCTTTTGTAAATTGGAATGCCGGTGGAAATAATTCTATTTCTGGGGCTGCAAATGCAAAATTTGTTAGAAACTATAAATTTAGGTACATACAATGGAATAATGACTTGGAAGTGCGCTATGGTTTAAATGCACAAGAAGATCGGGAATTAAGAAAAACAGAAGATGTTATTCGTTTCAGCTCTACCTTTGGCTATAGAAAAGATACCATTACCAATTGGTATTACTCCGTGAAAATGAATTTTAACACCCAATTTTCCAACGGGTACAAATACCCCGATACGGAAAGCCCTATTTCAACTTTTATGGCACCAGGCTATCTATTTCTAGGTGCTGGTACCTCATACATTCCTGAAGGCAAAAAATTTAACCTCTACATATCTCCCGTTACTCAAAAAGCTACTTTTGTTCTAGATCAAGCCCTAGCAAATAATGGATCATTTGGTGTAAAAAAAGCAGTTAAAGATGCAGAAGGCAATATTCTCGAGAAAGGTCAAAATGTATACATGGAACTTGGTTTTTTAATCACCAACACTTGGGAAAAAGAGATTATGACCAATGTATTTATGAACCACAGAATAAGTTTATACACCGATTACCTGAATAGTCTTGGAAATATTGATGTAGATTGGGAACTTAATTTTAACCTGAAAGTTAACAAATATATTACGAGTACTATAGGTACTCAAGTAATTTTTGATGATGATATCTTATTTGATGAAGTTACGGATGACGATGGTAATATTACTCAAAAAGGAGTACCCAAAATTCAGTTTAAACAAATTTTGGGTGTAGGTCTTTCCTATGACTTTTAA
- a CDS encoding 1-deoxy-D-xylulose-5-phosphate synthase — protein MNSSILQHINSPEELRKLSLEQLPKLAQELREFIIAIVATKEGHLGASLGVVELTIALHYVFNTPIDNLIWDVGHQAYGHKILTGRKEIFETNRQLNGISGFPKRSESKYDTFGTGHSSTSISAILGMALAAKLDGASEKNHIAVIGDASIASGMAFEALNHAGATDANILIILNDNAIGIDPSVGALKKYLTNVKKGTAKDENIFECLNFDYTGPIDGHDIELVISTLEKLKTKKGPKLLHLITTKGKGLKQAEENQVIYHAPGKFNKETGDLLPKSKEFQPAKYQDVFGHTIVELARHNKKIIGITPAMPTGSSLKFMMQEFPERAFDVGIAEQHAVTLAAGMTTEGYMPFCTIYSTFLQRAYDQVIHDVAIQNLPVIFCLDRAGLVGQDGATHHGLYDIAYLRCIPNLILAVPMNELELRNMMYTAQLGLNHPIVIRYPRGRGVLKEWKVPFEKIEIGKAKKLKNGTKIVVLSIGHIGNMVTDVLHDIEPNEKIGHYNMRFIKPLDSTALKHIFDSYDHIITIEDGCKIGGFGSAIVEFANELSYHKPITVLGIDDKIIEHGTTKELHQITKIDALSFKLKINTILNATK, from the coding sequence ATGAATAGCTCCATTTTACAACATATTAATTCTCCTGAAGAATTAAGAAAACTGTCTCTTGAACAGCTACCTAAACTTGCGCAAGAATTAAGAGAATTTATTATTGCCATCGTCGCTACAAAAGAAGGTCATTTAGGAGCTAGTCTAGGTGTAGTGGAACTAACGATTGCCTTACATTATGTTTTTAATACACCAATAGATAACCTTATTTGGGATGTAGGCCACCAAGCATACGGTCATAAAATACTAACAGGTAGAAAAGAAATTTTTGAAACCAACAGACAATTAAATGGTATCAGTGGTTTTCCTAAACGAAGTGAAAGTAAGTATGACACCTTTGGCACAGGTCATAGCTCTACCTCTATCTCTGCTATTCTTGGAATGGCACTTGCTGCAAAATTAGATGGTGCCTCAGAAAAAAACCATATCGCCGTTATAGGCGATGCTTCTATTGCCAGCGGAATGGCTTTTGAAGCACTAAACCATGCTGGAGCAACAGATGCTAATATTTTAATTATTCTAAATGATAATGCTATAGGAATTGATCCTAGTGTTGGAGCGCTAAAAAAATACCTGACTAACGTAAAAAAGGGAACAGCAAAAGATGAAAACATTTTTGAATGTTTAAATTTTGATTATACAGGACCAATAGACGGTCATGATATAGAATTGGTTATTTCAACTTTAGAAAAATTAAAAACTAAAAAAGGCCCAAAATTATTACACCTCATTACCACCAAAGGAAAAGGCCTAAAACAAGCAGAAGAAAACCAAGTAATCTATCATGCTCCTGGAAAATTTAATAAAGAAACAGGAGATTTACTTCCTAAGTCAAAAGAATTTCAACCTGCTAAGTATCAAGATGTATTTGGACACACCATTGTTGAATTAGCTAGACATAATAAAAAAATTATAGGCATAACTCCAGCAATGCCTACAGGAAGTTCCTTAAAATTTATGATGCAAGAATTTCCTGAAAGAGCCTTTGATGTTGGTATTGCAGAACAACATGCAGTTACCTTAGCAGCAGGGATGACTACGGAAGGTTACATGCCTTTTTGCACGATATATTCTACGTTCCTGCAACGAGCTTATGACCAAGTTATACATGATGTAGCCATACAAAACTTACCCGTAATCTTTTGTCTAGACAGAGCTGGTCTAGTAGGCCAAGATGGCGCCACACACCATGGATTATATGATATTGCCTATTTAAGGTGCATTCCTAATTTAATTCTTGCCGTTCCTATGAATGAACTAGAATTAAGAAATATGATGTATACTGCACAGTTAGGTTTAAATCACCCCATAGTTATAAGATACCCTAGAGGACGCGGTGTATTAAAAGAGTGGAAAGTTCCTTTTGAAAAAATAGAAATAGGAAAAGCCAAAAAACTCAAAAATGGAACGAAAATTGTGGTACTTTCTATAGGTCATATAGGCAACATGGTAACAGATGTGCTCCATGATATTGAACCTAATGAGAAGATAGGCCATTACAACATGCGATTTATAAAACCTTTAGACAGCACAGCATTAAAGCATATATTTGATTCTTACGATCATATTATAACTATAGAAGATGGTTGTAAAATTGGAGGTTTTGGAAGTGCTATTGTAGAATTTGCTAATGAATTATCCTACCATAAACCAATAACAGTTTTAGGTATTGATGATAAAATTATAGAACACGGAACAACCAAAGAGCTTCATCAAATTACTAAGATTGATGCTTTATCCTTTAAATTGAAAATCAACACCATACTTAATGCAACTAAATAG
- a CDS encoding nucleoside deaminase, which yields MILPFDDTYYMKKALQEAAMAFEKGEVPVGAIIVIQDRIIARAHNLTEQLNDVTAHAEMQAITAAANFLGGKYLKDCTLYVTLEPCQMCAGALYWSQISKIVYAAKDVERGCGAMGTTLHPKTKIVGGVLAAEASAMLKRFFSQKRNLN from the coding sequence ATGATATTACCTTTTGATGATACTTATTATATGAAAAAAGCCTTGCAAGAAGCAGCTATGGCTTTTGAAAAAGGAGAGGTTCCAGTAGGGGCTATAATTGTTATCCAAGATAGGATAATTGCAAGAGCACATAATTTAACAGAGCAATTAAATGATGTTACTGCGCATGCAGAGATGCAAGCAATTACGGCAGCTGCTAATTTTTTAGGAGGTAAATACCTTAAAGATTGTACTTTATATGTAACGCTAGAGCCTTGTCAAATGTGTGCTGGTGCCTTGTATTGGAGTCAGATATCAAAAATTGTTTACGCAGCAAAAGATGTAGAGCGTGGTTGTGGTGCTATGGGTACAACTTTACATCCCAAAACTAAAATAGTAGGAGGCGTGTTAGCAGCAGAGGCATCGGCTATGTTAAAACGTTTCTTTAGTCAAAAACGAAATCTCAATTAA
- a CDS encoding cold-shock protein — protein MTGTVKFYNGSKGYGFITNDNTGKDIFVHATSLNGAELNEGDQVEYEEEDGEKGIVAAQVQVIG, from the coding sequence ATGACTGGAACAGTAAAATTTTACAATGGATCTAAAGGCTACGGATTCATTACCAACGACAACACAGGAAAAGACATTTTTGTTCATGCAACCTCTTTAAATGGTGCGGAACTTAACGAAGGAGATCAAGTAGAATACGAAGAAGAGGATGGAGAAAAAGGTATAGTTGCTGCGCAAGTGCAAGTAATAGGCTAA
- a CDS encoding chloride channel protein: MEKLKRTWFTKFLIWRVKHISERQFIYILSILVGFTSGVGAVILKNLTHFYQHLLEGKLVNDYHQAFLFIFPLIGLILVYLVIKFVIRHKVNHGIPSTLHAISQHKGIIRKYQMFGSLLTAPLTVGFGGSVGLEGPTVATGAAISSNIARMFHMNQTNRNLLIGCAAAGALSSIFKAPIAAIIFAIEVFSLDLTIASMLPLLLASISAIITSYFFFGDDVLLPFKIEDTFKLGDVPFFILLGIIAGLTSIYFTEVYDRIQKFFDKIGSPIKRLFIGGIGIGILVYFIPPLYGEGFDVINSLVQGNPEKVLRNNIFELDLTNVWMVVILLIGLVLFKIIASALTFGAGGVGGIFAPVLFMGSIMGNCFAKIINNIGIFGTKVSESNFTLVGMAGLMAGVLHAPLTAIFLIAEVTGGYDLFIPLMITAAISYSITKYVQPHSVYNMELGRRGDLITHDKDHAVLTLMDIDKVIEDNFAIIHPEMSLGDMVHNAVVKSNRNIFPVVDKDDNTLLGVILLDDIRAIMFNQKLYNEVFATDVMHTPPEIIELEKDKMTEIMRKFQDSGAWNLPVIKNGSYIGFISKSKLLTAYRRKLINFTK; encoded by the coding sequence ATGGAAAAACTTAAAAGAACTTGGTTTACCAAATTTTTAATATGGAGAGTTAAGCATATCTCGGAACGCCAGTTTATTTATATTCTAAGTATTTTAGTGGGTTTCACCTCGGGTGTTGGGGCTGTCATACTTAAAAACCTTACGCATTTTTACCAACACCTATTAGAAGGAAAGCTGGTTAATGATTACCATCAAGCCTTTTTGTTTATTTTTCCATTAATAGGCCTCATACTGGTCTACCTAGTGATTAAATTTGTTATTAGGCACAAAGTTAATCACGGTATCCCTTCTACCCTTCATGCTATATCACAACATAAAGGAATTATCCGTAAATATCAAATGTTTGGCTCCCTCCTTACAGCGCCACTTACCGTAGGTTTTGGAGGCTCAGTAGGTCTTGAGGGCCCAACAGTAGCTACGGGTGCAGCCATAAGCTCTAATATTGCGAGGATGTTTCACATGAACCAAACCAACCGCAATCTTTTAATTGGTTGTGCTGCTGCAGGTGCCTTATCGTCCATATTTAAAGCCCCTATTGCTGCCATAATATTTGCCATAGAAGTATTTAGCTTAGATCTAACCATAGCATCCATGTTGCCATTACTTTTAGCATCAATTTCAGCGATAATTACGTCATATTTTTTCTTTGGAGATGATGTTTTACTACCTTTTAAAATTGAAGACACCTTTAAATTGGGCGATGTACCTTTTTTCATACTTCTAGGCATTATTGCTGGACTTACTTCTATATACTTTACTGAAGTATACGATAGAATACAAAAGTTTTTTGACAAAATAGGATCTCCTATAAAACGCTTATTTATTGGAGGTATCGGTATTGGAATACTCGTTTATTTTATACCGCCATTATACGGAGAGGGTTTTGATGTCATCAACAGTCTAGTACAAGGAAACCCAGAGAAAGTATTAAGAAATAATATTTTTGAACTGGATTTGACCAATGTCTGGATGGTAGTGATTCTTTTGATAGGATTGGTCCTCTTTAAAATTATTGCTAGTGCGCTAACTTTTGGAGCCGGTGGTGTGGGTGGTATTTTTGCTCCCGTTCTTTTTATGGGCAGTATTATGGGAAATTGCTTTGCAAAAATAATTAACAATATCGGAATTTTTGGGACTAAAGTTTCTGAAAGTAATTTTACTTTAGTAGGTATGGCTGGTCTTATGGCCGGTGTGTTACATGCACCTCTAACAGCAATATTCTTGATCGCAGAAGTTACTGGTGGTTATGACTTATTTATTCCTTTAATGATAACTGCCGCAATATCGTACTCTATAACCAAATATGTACAGCCTCATTCTGTTTATAATATGGAATTAGGAAGACGAGGAGATTTAATTACCCACGACAAAGACCATGCAGTATTAACCTTAATGGATATTGACAAAGTAATTGAAGACAATTTTGCCATTATCCACCCAGAAATGTCTTTAGGAGACATGGTTCATAATGCGGTAGTAAAATCTAACCGAAATATTTTCCCTGTAGTTGACAAAGATGATAATACCTTATTAGGCGTGATATTATTAGACGACATCAGGGCTATTATGTTTAATCAGAAATTATATAATGAAGTTTTTGCAACAGATGTAATGCATACGCCGCCAGAAATCATTGAGTTAGAGAAAGATAAAATGACAGAAATAATGCGTAAATTTCAAGATAGTGGCGCTTGGAACCTACCCGTTATCAAAAATGGATCTTATATCGGGTTTATTTCAAAATCTAAACTACTAACCGCATACCGTCGAAAATTAATAAATTTCACTAAGTAA
- the aspS gene encoding aspartate--tRNA ligase — MYRSHSCGELRATNNNQEVILSGWVQKVRDKGFVIWADLRDRYGITQLIFDEERTSKALLEQARSLGREFVIQIKGTVIERASKNSNIPTGDIEILVKELTVLNKALVPPFTIEDKTDGGEDIRMKYRYLDIRRNPVKNNLIFRHKVAMEVRKFLSDEGFIEVETPYLIKSTPEGARDFVVPSRMNEGQFYALPQSPQTFKQLLMVGGMDKYFQIVKCFRDEDLRADRQPEFTQIDCEMAFVEQEDILNIFENLTKYLLKEVKGFEIDSFPRMTYDDAMRTYGNDKPDIRFDMKFGELNNVAQHKEFGIFNDAELVVGIAVPGAATYTRKEIDALIDWVRRPQVGAKGMVYAKYNEDGSFKSSVDKFYDQEDLAKWAEVTNAKPGDLICVLSGDANKTRTQLSALRMELAERLGLRNPEEFAPLWVIDFPLLELDEETGHYHAMHHPFTSPKPGQLELLDTDPGAVKANAYDLVLNGNEIGGGSIRIHDKDMQATMFKHLGFTPEEAKAQFGFLMDAFQYGAPPHGGLAFGLDRLVAILGGQETIRDFIAFPKNNSGRDVMIDAPAKIDEVQLKELHLKLDLKA; from the coding sequence ATGTACAGGAGTCATAGTTGTGGTGAATTAAGAGCTACAAACAATAATCAAGAAGTTATTTTATCTGGTTGGGTACAAAAAGTACGAGATAAAGGATTTGTAATCTGGGCAGATTTACGAGATCGCTACGGTATTACGCAATTAATTTTTGACGAAGAACGTACTTCAAAAGCTTTATTAGAACAAGCAAGATCTCTTGGAAGAGAATTTGTCATACAAATAAAAGGAACGGTAATAGAACGTGCTTCAAAGAACTCAAATATCCCTACAGGAGATATTGAAATTTTAGTAAAGGAATTAACCGTTTTAAACAAAGCCTTAGTTCCTCCTTTTACCATAGAAGATAAGACCGATGGCGGTGAAGATATCCGCATGAAATATCGCTACTTAGACATTAGAAGAAATCCTGTTAAAAACAACCTTATTTTTAGACATAAGGTTGCTATGGAGGTACGCAAATTTTTATCAGATGAAGGTTTTATCGAAGTAGAAACTCCGTATTTAATAAAATCTACTCCAGAAGGTGCGCGTGATTTTGTAGTTCCAAGTAGAATGAATGAGGGGCAATTTTATGCTTTACCACAATCGCCACAAACCTTTAAGCAATTGCTTATGGTAGGAGGAATGGATAAGTATTTCCAGATTGTAAAATGTTTTAGAGACGAAGATTTAAGAGCAGACAGACAACCAGAATTTACACAAATTGATTGTGAAATGGCGTTTGTTGAGCAAGAAGATATTTTAAATATATTTGAAAACTTAACAAAATATCTTTTAAAAGAGGTTAAAGGTTTTGAAATAGACAGTTTTCCTAGAATGACGTATGATGATGCCATGCGTACTTATGGTAATGACAAACCAGACATTCGTTTTGACATGAAGTTCGGTGAGTTAAACAACGTAGCACAACATAAAGAGTTTGGTATTTTTAATGATGCCGAATTAGTGGTTGGGATTGCGGTACCAGGCGCAGCGACTTATACTAGAAAAGAAATTGATGCCTTAATTGATTGGGTAAGAAGACCACAGGTTGGAGCAAAAGGAATGGTTTATGCCAAATACAATGAAGATGGCAGCTTTAAATCATCTGTAGACAAATTTTATGATCAGGAAGATTTAGCAAAATGGGCAGAAGTTACCAATGCTAAACCTGGTGATTTAATTTGCGTACTCTCTGGTGATGCCAACAAAACAAGAACGCAATTAAGTGCGTTACGTATGGAACTTGCAGAACGTTTAGGCTTAAGAAATCCTGAAGAATTTGCACCGTTATGGGTAATTGATTTTCCTTTATTAGAGCTAGATGAAGAAACAGGGCATTACCATGCCATGCACCACCCTTTTACCTCTCCAAAACCAGGTCAACTAGAATTGTTAGATACTGACCCAGGAGCTGTAAAAGCAAATGCTTATGATTTAGTTTTGAATGGAAATGAAATTGGTGGCGGATCTATTCGTATTCATGATAAAGATATGCAAGCTACCATGTTTAAGCATTTAGGCTTTACACCAGAAGAAGCAAAAGCTCAATTTGGCTTCTTAATGGATGCCTTTCAATACGGGGCACCACCACACGGAGGCTTAGCCTTTGGCCTAGATAGATTAGTCGCTATTCTAGGAGGGCAAGAAACCATTAGAGATTTTATTGCATTCCCAAAAAATAATAGTGGACGCGACGTTATGATAGATGCGCCTGCAAAAATTGATGAAGTTCAACTAAAAGAATTACATCTAAAATTAGATTTAAAAGCGTAA
- a CDS encoding toxin-antitoxin system YwqK family antitoxin translates to MKTITFFLALFLTVAITAQETKPTFTKDGNKVIATYFHDNGEIAQTGEFLKGKLHGEWTMFDQVGEKVASGEYLNGKKTGTWFFWKGEELQQVDFEDSRIVGVTTLDSKGAVVSNK, encoded by the coding sequence ATGAAAACTATCACATTTTTTTTAGCACTGTTTTTAACAGTTGCAATAACTGCCCAAGAAACTAAGCCAACATTTACTAAAGATGGTAATAAAGTTATCGCCACTTATTTCCATGATAATGGAGAAATTGCTCAAACTGGAGAATTTTTAAAAGGTAAACTACATGGTGAGTGGACTATGTTTGATCAAGTGGGTGAAAAAGTAGCTAGTGGTGAATACTTAAATGGAAAGAAAACTGGAACTTGGTTTTTCTGGAAAGGTGAGGAATTACAACAAGTAGATTTTGAAGATAGTAGAATAGTTGGTGTTACTACCCTTGACTCAAAAGGAGCCGTTGTAAGTAATAAATAA